A part of Gossypium hirsutum isolate 1008001.06 chromosome A07, Gossypium_hirsutum_v2.1, whole genome shotgun sequence genomic DNA contains:
- the LOC107955508 gene encoding pentatricopeptide repeat-containing protein At5g15300 isoform X1, producing MIRKRPNDRCINRHQHSSTTFWSQCVNLRSLKQIHGFLITKGFNSNPSALRELIFKAAMEISGTLNYAHKVFDRISEPDIFMWNTIIRGSAQSQNPLKAILRYTQMAKRGIQPDGFTFPFVLKACTKLCWSKMGFGIQGKALKMGFLENSFLRNTLIYFHANCGDLSVASELFDDSAKRDVVPWSALTSGYAKRGELDVARRYFDDMPVKDLVSWNVMITAYAKRGEMESARKLFNEVLKKDVVTWNAMIAGYVLSGECKKALEMFEEMKTVGERPDEVTMLSLLNACADLGDLQVGMKIHWSLSEMFSSSGFNVLLGNALIDMYAKCGSIGRALKVFRDMREKDVSTWNSVIGGLAIHGHAEESINLFTEMRRSKVRPNEITFVGVLVACSHAGRVNEGRQYFKLMRDGYNIEPNIRHYGCMVDMLGRAGLLDEAFKFIDSMVIEPNAIIWRTLLGACRIHGNVELGRRANVRLLKIRQDESGDYVLLSNIYASEGEWDRVEKVRKMMDDTGVRKDPGYSLIEAEEKALIDFLFNSKSKVSLRPKNLVQ from the coding sequence ATGATAAGAAAACGACCAAACGACAGGTGCATCAACCGCCATCAACATTCATCAACGACCTTTTGGTCACAATGCGTAAACCTCCGATCCTTAAAGCAAATCCATGGTTTTCTCATCACCAAAGGCTTCAACTCCAACCCGTCAGCCTTACGGGAGCTCATTTTCAAGGCCGCCATGGAAATTTCAGGTACTTTAAACTATGCTCATAAAGTGTTCGATAGAATTTCTGAACCAGATATTTTCATGTGGAATACAATTATAAGAGGCTCAGCTCAAAGCCAAAACCCATTAAAAGCCATTTTAAGATATACCCAGATGGCAAAACGCGGAATTCAGCCGGATGGCTTTACCTTTCCTTTTGTCCTTAAAGCTTGCACCAAACTTTGTTGGAGTAAAATGGGGTTTGGGATTCAAGGGAAGGCTTTGAAAATGGGGTTTTTGGAGAATAGTTTTTTAAGGAATACCCTTATTTATTTTCATGCTAATTGTGGTGATTTGAGTGTTGCAAGTGAGCTTTTCGATGATTCGGCAAAAAGGGATGTTGTGCCTTGGTCAGCTTTGACTTCAGGGTATGCAAAAAGAGGGGAACTTGATGTGGCAAGGAGGTATTTTGATGACATGCCAGTGAAGGACTTGGTTTCTTGGAATGTTATGATTACAGCATATGCGAAAAGAGGGGAAATGGAGAGTGCAAGGAAACTTTTTAATGAAGTTCTGAAGAAGGATGTTGTGACTTGGAATGCTATGATTGCAGGGTATGTTCTGTCCGGTGAATGTAAGAAGGCATTGGAGATGTTTGAAGAGATGAAGACTGTCGGGGAGAGGCCAGATGAGGTTACCATGTTGAGTTTGTTGAATGCTTGTGCGGATTTGGGGGATTTGCAAGTTGGGATGAAGATACATTGGTCTCTCTCGGAGATGTTCTCAAGCAGTGGCTTTAATGTTTTACTTGGGAATGCACTTATTGACATGTATGCAAAATGCGGCAGCATTGGGAGGGCACTAAAAGTTTTCCGAGATATGAGAGAAAAAGATGTGTCGACATGGAACTCAGTAATAGGAGGGTTGGCAATTCATGGCCATGCTGAGGAATCAATCAATCTGTTTACCGAGATGAGGAGGTCCAAAGTTAGGCCAAATGAGATCACCTTTGTTGGAGTCTTAGTTGCTTGCAGTCATGCTGGGAGAGTAAACGAGGGTCGTCAATATTTCAAGCTTATGAGAGATGGTTATAACATTGAGCCAAATATAAGGCATTACGGGTGTATGGTGGATATGCTAGGGCGTGCTGGGCTATTGGATGAAGCATTCAAGTTCATAGACTCGATGGTGATTGAACCGAATGCCATCATATGGAGGACTCTGCTTGGGGCTTGTAGAATTCATGGAAATGTCGAGTTGGGAAGGCGTGCAAATGTGAGACTACTCAAAATAAGACAGGATGAGAGCGGAGATTATGTATTACTTTCGAATATATATGCTTCAGAAGGCGAGTGGGATCGAGTTGAGAAAGTAAGGAAGATGATGGATGACACTGGGGTAAGGAAAGATCCTGGTTATAGCCTAATTGAAGCTGAAGAAAAGGCTCTCATAgactttttatttaattcaaaatccaaaGTAAGTTTAAGACCAAAGAATCTTGTGCAGTGA
- the LOC107955508 gene encoding pentatricopeptide repeat-containing protein At5g15300 isoform X2, whose translation MRKPPILKANPWFSHHQRLQLQPVSLTGAHFQGRHGNFSELFDDSAKRDVVPWSALTSGYAKRGELDVARRYFDDMPVKDLVSWNVMITAYAKRGEMESARKLFNEVLKKDVVTWNAMIAGYVLSGECKKALEMFEEMKTVGERPDEVTMLSLLNACADLGDLQVGMKIHWSLSEMFSSSGFNVLLGNALIDMYAKCGSIGRALKVFRDMREKDVSTWNSVIGGLAIHGHAEESINLFTEMRRSKVRPNEITFVGVLVACSHAGRVNEGRQYFKLMRDGYNIEPNIRHYGCMVDMLGRAGLLDEAFKFIDSMVIEPNAIIWRTLLGACRIHGNVELGRRANVRLLKIRQDESGDYVLLSNIYASEGEWDRVEKVRKMMDDTGVRKDPGYSLIEAEEKALIDFLFNSKSKVSLRPKNLVQ comes from the exons ATGCGTAAACCTCCGATCCTTAAAGCAAATCCATGGTTTTCTCATCACCAAAGGCTTCAACTCCAACCCGTCAGCCTTACGGGAGCTCATTTTCAAGGCCGCCATGGAAATTTCAG TGAGCTTTTCGATGATTCGGCAAAAAGGGATGTTGTGCCTTGGTCAGCTTTGACTTCAGGGTATGCAAAAAGAGGGGAACTTGATGTGGCAAGGAGGTATTTTGATGACATGCCAGTGAAGGACTTGGTTTCTTGGAATGTTATGATTACAGCATATGCGAAAAGAGGGGAAATGGAGAGTGCAAGGAAACTTTTTAATGAAGTTCTGAAGAAGGATGTTGTGACTTGGAATGCTATGATTGCAGGGTATGTTCTGTCCGGTGAATGTAAGAAGGCATTGGAGATGTTTGAAGAGATGAAGACTGTCGGGGAGAGGCCAGATGAGGTTACCATGTTGAGTTTGTTGAATGCTTGTGCGGATTTGGGGGATTTGCAAGTTGGGATGAAGATACATTGGTCTCTCTCGGAGATGTTCTCAAGCAGTGGCTTTAATGTTTTACTTGGGAATGCACTTATTGACATGTATGCAAAATGCGGCAGCATTGGGAGGGCACTAAAAGTTTTCCGAGATATGAGAGAAAAAGATGTGTCGACATGGAACTCAGTAATAGGAGGGTTGGCAATTCATGGCCATGCTGAGGAATCAATCAATCTGTTTACCGAGATGAGGAGGTCCAAAGTTAGGCCAAATGAGATCACCTTTGTTGGAGTCTTAGTTGCTTGCAGTCATGCTGGGAGAGTAAACGAGGGTCGTCAATATTTCAAGCTTATGAGAGATGGTTATAACATTGAGCCAAATATAAGGCATTACGGGTGTATGGTGGATATGCTAGGGCGTGCTGGGCTATTGGATGAAGCATTCAAGTTCATAGACTCGATGGTGATTGAACCGAATGCCATCATATGGAGGACTCTGCTTGGGGCTTGTAGAATTCATGGAAATGTCGAGTTGGGAAGGCGTGCAAATGTGAGACTACTCAAAATAAGACAGGATGAGAGCGGAGATTATGTATTACTTTCGAATATATATGCTTCAGAAGGCGAGTGGGATCGAGTTGAGAAAGTAAGGAAGATGATGGATGACACTGGGGTAAGGAAAGATCCTGGTTATAGCCTAATTGAAGCTGAAGAAAAGGCTCTCATAgactttttatttaattcaaaatccaaaGTAAGTTTAAGACCAAAGAATCTTGTGCAGTGA
- the LOC107955507 gene encoding cystathionine gamma-synthase 1, chloroplastic, with translation MAVSSCSFTLSPRVCNPYSSFECRPDPDFSSAPIGDKPRLASSRRVTASSLYAGGISSRGLSSLIFRFPPNFVRQLSIKARRNFSNIGVAQIVAASWSNGPAPDSPSLAAAASAQAAAAAAAVTVTVTNDGAAVESCIDNGSVQIGGSDNSTTTFLSSDGSITVHAGERLGRGIVTDAITTPVVNTSAYFFKKTQELIDFKEKRHHSFEYGRYGNPTTVVAEEKISALEGAESTLIMASGMCASTVMLMALVPAGGHMVTTTDCYRKTRMFMENFLPKMGISVTVIDPADVDGLEAALNKNKVSLFFTESPTNPFLRCVDIERVSKLCHSKGALVCIDGTFATPLNQKALALGADLVLHSATKFIGGHNDVLAGCISGPEKLITEIRTLHHILGGTLNPNAAYLIIRGMKTLHLRVQQQNSTALRMAEALEAHPRVRRVYYPGLPSHPEHEIAKQQMTGFGGVVSFEVDGDLMTTIKFVDALKIPYIAPSFGGCESIVDQPAIMSYWDLSQAERRKYGIEDNLVRFSFGVEDFEDLKADVLQALETI, from the exons ATGGCGGTTTCATCATGTTCATTTACTCTTAGCCCTAGGGTTTGTAATCCATATTCTTCATTTGAGTGCCGTCCAGATCCCGATTTCTCCAGTGCGCCGATCGGGGACAAGCCTCGTCTTGCCTCCAGCCGAAGGGTGACGGCTTCGTCGCTTTACGCCGGAGGTATCAGTAGCCGAGGTTTGTCTTCTCTGATCTTTCGTTTCCCGCCGAATTTCGTGCGCCAGCTTAGCATCAAGGCTCGCCGCAACTTTAGCAATATCGGTGTTGCGCAAATAGTCGCTGCTTCGTGGTCGAATGGTCCTGCTCCAGATTCCCCCTCCTTGGCGGCTGCTGCTTCTGCTCAGGCAGCGGCAGCGGCAGCCGCCGTCACCGTCACTGTCACTAATGACGGGGCGGCTGTAGAAAGTTGTATTGACAACGGTAGTGTACAGATTGGAGGTTCAGATAATTCGACGACAACGTTTTTGAGCTCCGATGGGAGCATCACTGTTCATGCTG GTGAAAGATTAGGTCGCGGTATTGTTACTGATGCAATAACCACCCCAGTGGTTAATACTTCTGCTTACTTCTTTAAGAAAACTCAGGAGCTTATTGACTTCAAG GAGAAACGTCATCACAGTTTTGAATATGGGCGTTATGGAAATCCAACCACAGTCGTTGCAGAGGAAAAGATAAG CGCACTTGAGGGGGCTGAATCGACCCTGATTATGGCATCTGGTATGTGTGCTAGCACAGTCATGCTGATGGCATTAGTTCCTGCTGGGGGCCATATGGTGACAACAACAGATTGCTACCGGAAAACTAGGATGTTCATGGAGAACTTTCTGCCTAAAATGGGAATCTCG GTTACTGTTATTGACCCTGCAGATGTGGATGGCCTAGAGGCTGCACTCAACAAAAACAAA gtttctcttttctttactgagTCTCCAACAAATCCTTTCCTGAGATGTGTTGACATAGAAAGAGTTTCAAAGCTGTGTCACAGCAAAGGAGCACTTGTCTGCATTGATGGTACCTTCGCTACACCTCTTAACCAGAAGGCCCTCGCCCTTGGTGCTGATCTAGTTTTGCACTCTGCAACAAAATTCATTGGGGGGCACAATGAT GTTCTTGCTGGTTGCATAAGTGGTCCAGAGAAGTTGATTACTGAAATTCGTACTTTGCATCATATTTTGGGTGGTACTCTCAACCCG AATGCCGCTTACCTAATCATCAGAGGCATGAAGACACTGCATCTTCGTGTACAGCAACAGAATTCAACAGCATTAAGGATGGCCGAAGCTTTAGAGGCACATCCTAGG GTGAGGCGCGTCTATTATCCAGGCTTGCCAAGTCATCCTGAACATGAAATTGCCAAGCAGCAAATGACTGGCTTTGGTGGTGTGGTCAGTTTTGAG GTGGATGGAGATTTGATGACCACCATCAAGTTTGTTGATGCATTAAAGATACCATACATTGCTCCATCATTTGGTGGTTGTGAGAGCATAGTGGATCAGCCTGCTATAATGTCCTATTG GGATCTTAGCCAAGCTGAGAGGCGCAAGTATGGGATTGAGGATAACTTGGTTCGTTTCAGCTTCGGAGTGGAAGACTTTGAAGATTTGAAGGCTGATGTTCTGCAGGCACTGGAGACCATATAA
- the LOC107955506 gene encoding SPX domain-containing protein 4: protein MKFGKEFKTHLEETLPEWRDKFLCYKPLKKLLKNISSTPSLDPHHQRPVFADATNTAVTPVCHDHQHPPLDLQDWFVRILNEELEKFNDFYVDKEEEFVIRFQELKERIEQIKESSGKGGVFASESEFSEEMMDIRKDLVTIHGEMVLLKNYSALNFAGIVKILKKYDKRTGGLLRLQFTQLVLHQPFFTTESLTRLVHECEANLELLFPLEAEVIESTPQGEPNPSSNNTAKRLQEASSSNLGEETLDIYRSTLAAMKAIRGLQKASSTYNPLSFSAFLKNQDDESGAVTAENSASNSSPTLQKGKESDKEDAQSAQQR, encoded by the exons ATGAAATTTGGTAAAGAGTTCAAGACCCATCTAGAGGAGACTTTACCTGAGTGGAGGGACAAATTCCTATGTTACAAACCCCTCAAGAAACTCCTCAAAAACATCTCTTCAACCCCATCGCTTGATCCCCATCATCAACGGCCTGTATTTGCTGACGCCACCAACACTGCTGTTACTCCCGTCTGTCATGATCATCAACACCCTCCGCTTGATTTGCAAGATTGGTTTGTTAGAATTCTGAATGAGGAGCTTGAAAAATTCAATGATTTTTATGTTGATAAAGAAGAAGAGTTCGTTATTCGCTTTCAG GAGCTGAAGGAAAGAATTGAACAAATTAAGGAGAGCAGTGGGAAGGGTGGAGTTTTTGCATCAGAGAGTGAGTTTAGTGAAGAAATGATGGATATCCGCAAGGATCTTGTCACCATTCATGGGGAGATGGTGCTTCTAAAAAATTACAGTGCCCTCAATTTTGCAG gaattgttaaaattttaaagaagtatGATAAACGAACCGGGGGATTGTTGCGACTGCAATTCACTCAGCTTGTTCTTCACCAACCTTTCTTCACAACAGAATCTCTTACAAGGCTAGTTCATGAGTGTGAGGCAAATCTCGAGCTTCTCTTTCCACTGGAAGCTGAAGTAATTGAATCTACTCCACAAGGAGAACCAAACCCATCATCAAATAACACTGCAAAGCGCTTACAGGAAGCTTCATCATCGAATCTGGGAGAGGAAACATTGGATATTTACCGTAGCACACTGGCTGCAATGAAAGCAATACGTGGTCTTCAAAAGGCAAGCTCCACTTATAATCCATTATCGTTCTCGGCTTTCCTTAAGAACCAGGATGATGAGAGTGGTGCTGTAACAGCTGAAAACTCTGCTTCAAATTCTTCACCCACTTTGCAAAAAGGTAAGGAGTCTGATAAAGAGGATGCACAATCTGCGCAACAACGGTAG